A stretch of the Leptospira kirschneri serovar Cynopteri str. 3522 CT genome encodes the following:
- a CDS encoding porin — MTQKRNFQKLECSKRRTQINFGSDFLIKNLLNKFVFQKYIFTILYSCISIFSLSADSQKSDSSTTQTKEKVLNSSHTFLTNLQSPTNEKSIDKDSSQIQNDDFQSKDEIEKNDHSKNDSSSKETPEENKQVPKFGFFIDSYYAHNPYRSSSRDNRYLTQPARWDEINVNLAYVDGKIETDQYRGRVAFQFGNSVNSNYKNEVSSEKNSNEISVRNIQEAYAGIKLAKNLWLDGGIYFGNIGLESWISHNNWNYSRALALDYVPYYSSGFRLSFQYSEKLSFQLHLMNGWSNITETNKDKAVGSQIDYKITDKLKITHNTFVGNEAPDSQARQTRYYNNLILQYHFTKHFIIAGSGDVGIQRVPDPGIQAYRQWYHGTFWITWRPVEKFRTSLRLERMFDPEQTIIQTGSKNGFLTSGATITLDYIPNESALVRLEGRYFRSYDAVFDRDRSKSKEEKFIVFAVSVKI; from the coding sequence ATGACACAAAAACGGAATTTTCAAAAATTAGAATGTTCTAAAAGACGGACTCAAATTAATTTCGGTTCGGATTTCTTAATAAAAAACTTATTGAACAAGTTCGTTTTTCAGAAATATATTTTTACAATCCTATATTCTTGTATTTCTATTTTTTCTCTATCTGCGGATTCTCAAAAATCAGATTCATCCACGACTCAAACAAAAGAAAAAGTTCTAAATTCTTCTCATACCTTTTTGACAAATCTTCAATCGCCAACGAATGAAAAATCAATCGATAAGGATTCTTCACAGATACAAAACGACGATTTTCAATCCAAAGACGAGATCGAAAAAAATGATCATTCTAAAAACGATTCTTCTTCCAAAGAAACTCCGGAAGAAAACAAACAGGTTCCTAAATTCGGCTTCTTTATCGACTCTTATTACGCTCACAATCCTTATCGTTCCAGTTCAAGGGATAATCGTTATCTCACTCAACCCGCACGTTGGGATGAAATCAACGTCAACCTTGCTTACGTCGACGGTAAGATCGAAACGGATCAATATAGAGGTAGAGTTGCCTTCCAATTTGGAAATTCTGTAAATTCGAATTATAAAAACGAAGTCAGTTCGGAAAAAAATTCTAACGAAATTTCGGTTAGAAATATCCAAGAAGCTTATGCCGGAATCAAACTCGCAAAAAATCTATGGTTAGACGGAGGAATTTATTTTGGCAATATTGGACTTGAAAGTTGGATCTCTCACAACAACTGGAATTATTCCAGGGCGCTCGCTCTGGATTACGTGCCTTATTACTCGAGCGGTTTTAGACTTTCGTTTCAATATTCGGAAAAACTTTCCTTTCAACTTCATCTAATGAACGGTTGGTCCAACATTACGGAAACTAACAAAGATAAGGCGGTTGGATCTCAAATTGACTATAAAATCACCGATAAACTTAAAATTACTCACAATACTTTCGTAGGAAACGAGGCTCCTGATAGTCAGGCTCGCCAAACAAGATATTATAATAATTTAATTCTTCAATATCATTTTACAAAACATTTTATTATCGCAGGTTCTGGAGACGTAGGAATCCAAAGAGTTCCAGATCCAGGCATTCAAGCTTATAGACAATGGTATCATGGAACGTTTTGGATTACTTGGAGGCCGGTCGAAAAGTTCAGAACTTCTTTACGTTTAGAAAGGATGTTTGATCCTGAACAAACGATCATTCAAACTGGTTCTAAAAATGGATTTTTAACTTCGGGTGCCACGATTACTTTGGATTATATTCCAAACGAAAGTGCCTTGGTTCGGCTGGAAGGAAGATATTTTCGTTCTTACGACGCTGTTTTTGATCGAGATCGATCCAAATCCAAAGAGGAAAAGTTTATCGTTTTTGCGGTTTCGGTTAAAATA
- a CDS encoding acyl-CoA dehydrogenase family protein, giving the protein MIQNNYFSDNQDIQDHFINILPWTEIILDYENDFSGVAEGGPSNPSEAKEYYKTVLETVGDLAGNILSPHVADLDREGLKFKDGKVEFPPKMLELVSKVVEAGVQAYGFSRTYGGLGIPWTVKSFISEIFYRVDASLAIAIGCVNLAEILERHATEEMKNDWIPILANGKFVCAMGLTEPDHGSDLSNLRTKATKDKNGNWRLNGTKRFITHGCGFGDLPAVLLTLARSGEVNSGARGLSFFLVQSTDVQIAGIENKLGLHCSPTCEVVFENSPGLLIGEEGYGLIKYTMGMLNGARMGIAQQSTGLATAAYYEALKYAKERIQFGRALIEIPAVKKILDRIERETYAMRCLTLEGSRVMDRYYWRAIRLEKQGATEKEIKNDTVVRYWEKIANILTPISKFYCSESCLKTVSDALQIHGGSGYTEDYDISRIYRDARIVTIYDGTSQIQINACIGGITSGLTHTFGEYVSELISRSDSSLAHKLFNGFQELVKLYKELPEKEMKDTYAEEIVLTCSRLLAGILFELSCKRLPEEKKSIRLKHVKDYHIDTLSVLEGNLAKLREVNKIKIL; this is encoded by the coding sequence ATGATTCAAAATAATTATTTTTCAGACAATCAGGACATCCAAGATCATTTTATAAACATTCTACCTTGGACAGAAATTATACTCGATTACGAAAACGATTTTTCCGGTGTTGCAGAGGGAGGCCCCTCTAATCCTTCCGAAGCAAAAGAATATTATAAAACCGTGTTGGAAACAGTCGGAGACTTGGCCGGGAATATACTTTCTCCTCACGTTGCCGATTTGGATCGAGAGGGTTTAAAATTCAAAGACGGAAAAGTAGAATTTCCTCCCAAAATGCTCGAATTGGTTTCTAAAGTCGTAGAGGCAGGAGTTCAGGCCTACGGATTTTCTAGAACATACGGAGGATTAGGAATTCCTTGGACGGTAAAGTCCTTTATATCGGAAATTTTCTATAGAGTGGACGCGTCACTCGCCATTGCCATTGGATGTGTAAATCTTGCAGAAATTTTAGAACGTCATGCGACTGAGGAAATGAAGAACGACTGGATACCAATTCTTGCCAATGGAAAATTTGTTTGTGCGATGGGACTCACAGAACCGGACCACGGTTCCGATCTTTCCAATTTAAGAACCAAAGCCACAAAAGATAAAAATGGAAATTGGAGATTAAACGGAACCAAACGTTTTATTACACATGGTTGTGGGTTCGGAGATCTTCCCGCGGTTTTATTGACCCTGGCTCGTTCGGGCGAAGTAAATTCCGGTGCAAGGGGACTTTCTTTTTTTCTAGTCCAGAGTACGGATGTACAAATTGCAGGAATCGAAAATAAACTTGGGCTTCATTGTTCTCCCACTTGTGAGGTGGTTTTTGAAAATTCTCCCGGACTTTTGATCGGTGAAGAAGGATACGGACTTATAAAATATACGATGGGAATGTTAAACGGAGCTAGAATGGGGATCGCACAACAATCCACGGGTCTTGCAACTGCAGCATATTATGAAGCCCTAAAATACGCAAAAGAAAGAATTCAATTCGGAAGAGCTTTGATAGAAATCCCCGCGGTGAAAAAGATATTGGATCGAATCGAAAGAGAAACATATGCTATGAGATGCCTGACTCTAGAAGGATCCAGGGTGATGGATCGTTATTATTGGAGAGCGATTCGACTTGAAAAACAAGGAGCTACAGAAAAGGAAATTAAAAACGATACAGTGGTTCGTTATTGGGAGAAAATCGCAAACATTCTTACACCGATCAGTAAGTTTTATTGTTCCGAATCTTGTTTAAAAACGGTCAGTGACGCCCTTCAAATTCATGGCGGTTCCGGTTATACAGAAGATTATGATATTTCTAGAATTTATAGAGACGCAAGAATCGTTACGATCTATGACGGAACTTCACAGATTCAAATCAATGCGTGTATCGGAGGAATCACTTCCGGTTTAACTCATACGTTTGGGGAATACGTATCCGAATTGATAAGCCGATCCGATTCTTCTTTGGCTCATAAGCTATTTAACGGATTTCAAGAATTAGTAAAACTTTATAAGGAACTTCCGGAAAAAGAAATGAAAGATACGTATGCAGAGGAGATCGTATTGACCTGTTCCAGACTTTTAGCGGGAATTTTATTTGAACTTTCTTGTAAAAGACTTCCGGAAGAAAAAAAGTCGATTCGACTCAAACACGTAAAAGATTATCATATAGATACTCTATCCGTTTTGGAAGGTAATCTCGCAAAATTAAGAGAAGTAAATAAAATTAAGATTTTATAA
- a CDS encoding helix-hairpin-helix domain-containing protein, which yields MSKKEYSKKNTEQIDILKKFQTLPGVGKSVSMDYWNLGFKSLEEIRIADPEELYVRCCKLHGGYVDRCMLYVFRCVHYSLNTKKPNSEKLKWWNWKDTERNQKSKR from the coding sequence ATGAGTAAAAAAGAATATTCTAAAAAAAATACGGAACAAATCGATATACTAAAAAAATTTCAGACTTTGCCCGGAGTAGGTAAATCTGTCTCGATGGATTATTGGAATTTAGGTTTTAAAAGTTTGGAAGAAATCCGGATAGCAGATCCGGAAGAATTGTATGTCCGTTGTTGTAAGTTACACGGAGGATATGTGGATCGATGTATGCTCTATGTATTCCGTTGTGTTCATTATTCCTTAAATACTAAAAAGCCAAATTCAGAAAAGCTAAAGTGGTGGAATTGGAAAGATACCGAAAGAAATCAAAAATCCAAACGATAA
- a CDS encoding outer membrane protein produces MKKFISYSIIIFLTTTVSLQSETVLLKSGKKIEGNILNQDKETVTFRLSDGTTKVFQKSNIQKISFSKITEPISKKEETKNKEEEKKRKSKELAELAEKRKSKLENSKKREQELIDSKRHYLDVSFGIGDGTEQSELRPFYQTIQYAGLAFSSSGQAEILTNPYKTPNSGSTTRLRYAWNRLTLELRGTEAKRNIDVNGFQTLAFGTSSESESSGERTVNAILGEMNTKFQKVSSRVGFTPYPHPTLDLQILGGIERIWTRTSQEVDSIGQKTGSGIDPSRISFREYSSHHKGYSLGIGFEWNFLKRFTLQGQILHLDMKSPSSFRNNEYRIDSSNQMLSLNQFGLDYRWKSVGTEINLRFSTKLKGNWSLFLETSNMNLKNTLQNGYITENEGDPDQLALKIFGPKILIPMLYESKTILTYVQVGVNYRLDF; encoded by the coding sequence ATGAAAAAATTTATTTCTTATTCGATCATAATATTTCTAACCACAACGGTTTCACTTCAAAGCGAAACCGTTCTTTTAAAATCCGGAAAAAAAATTGAAGGAAATATACTAAACCAAGATAAAGAAACGGTCACGTTTAGGCTTTCAGACGGAACCACAAAAGTTTTTCAGAAATCGAACATTCAAAAAATATCTTTTTCGAAAATCACGGAGCCTATTTCTAAAAAAGAAGAAACTAAAAATAAAGAGGAAGAAAAAAAGAGAAAATCAAAAGAACTCGCCGAGTTAGCCGAAAAACGAAAATCCAAATTAGAAAATTCTAAAAAAAGAGAACAAGAACTGATTGATTCAAAAAGACATTATCTGGATGTTTCTTTTGGAATTGGAGATGGCACCGAACAATCAGAGTTGAGACCTTTTTACCAAACCATTCAATATGCCGGTTTGGCCTTTAGCAGTTCGGGGCAGGCGGAAATCCTCACCAATCCTTATAAAACACCTAACAGTGGTTCTACGACTCGACTTCGATATGCTTGGAATCGGTTAACGTTAGAACTACGAGGAACGGAAGCAAAACGAAATATAGACGTAAACGGATTTCAGACTCTTGCATTCGGAACTAGTTCCGAATCAGAATCTTCCGGAGAAAGAACGGTTAATGCTATCTTAGGAGAGATGAACACTAAATTTCAAAAAGTTTCTTCTCGTGTCGGTTTTACTCCTTATCCACATCCGACTTTAGATTTGCAAATTCTGGGAGGAATCGAAAGAATCTGGACTAGAACCAGTCAAGAAGTAGATAGTATCGGTCAAAAAACTGGGAGTGGAATCGATCCGAGTCGTATTAGCTTTCGCGAATATTCTAGTCATCACAAGGGATATAGTCTTGGAATCGGATTTGAATGGAATTTTTTGAAACGATTTACACTACAAGGTCAAATTCTCCATCTAGATATGAAAAGCCCTTCTTCTTTTAGAAATAATGAATATAGAATAGATAGTTCTAATCAAATGCTCAGCTTAAATCAATTCGGTTTGGATTACCGATGGAAATCCGTTGGAACCGAAATCAATCTTAGGTTTTCCACAAAGTTAAAAGGAAACTGGAGTTTGTTCTTAGAAACGAGCAACATGAATTTAAAGAACACACTTCAAAACGGTTATATCACCGAAAACGAAGGAGATCCTGATCAACTTGCATTGAAAATTTTCGGCCCGAAAATTTTGATTCCTATGTTATACGAATCTAAAACAATTTTAACTTATGTTCAAGTCGGAGTTAATTATCGTTTGGATTTTTGA
- the lpxK gene encoding tetraacyldisaccharide 4'-kinase, with amino-acid sequence MNSFSTLSILQIILFPILYIFSFLYRGLFLLDQKLTKKKKLPGAFVISVGNLSMGGTGKTPFSIFLAKLIHKKFPDHKIIILSRGYGAKGSRRGHRVGQHSTPMEAGDEPLLLKKHLPFAEVWIGKDRYSSYIHFREELKIQENSIVILDDGFQHHVLEKDVDLVLLDSSKISKERFLIPAGNLREPISSLTKADQIVFSKYEPSVERIVQNIQNQFSKEILRFILEPDKLLSPNLESDSPKILSGKKVYAFTGIGNPEVFFSMIRKFQPLKLETRTFRDHYSYTIEDENVFNSIAKNFDFLVCTEKDLVKISNPPKKLRILLLKSKLDKEEKLISFIQKKISSKIF; translated from the coding sequence ATGAACTCTTTTTCTACTCTATCTATATTACAAATTATACTTTTTCCAATTTTATATATATTTTCTTTTTTATATAGAGGTCTTTTTTTACTCGATCAGAAACTTACAAAAAAGAAAAAACTTCCGGGCGCTTTTGTAATTAGTGTTGGAAACCTTTCCATGGGAGGAACCGGAAAAACTCCGTTTTCCATTTTTCTTGCAAAACTAATTCATAAAAAATTTCCAGATCATAAAATCATCATCTTATCCCGAGGTTACGGCGCTAAAGGTTCTCGACGAGGACATCGTGTAGGACAACATTCAACTCCGATGGAGGCAGGGGACGAACCTCTTCTATTAAAAAAACATCTTCCGTTTGCTGAAGTTTGGATTGGAAAAGACAGGTATTCTTCTTATATTCACTTTAGAGAAGAGTTAAAGATACAAGAAAATTCGATCGTAATTTTAGACGACGGTTTTCAACATCACGTTTTAGAAAAAGATGTCGATCTTGTTTTATTGGACTCGAGTAAAATTTCTAAAGAACGTTTTTTAATTCCTGCGGGAAATTTGAGAGAACCTATCTCTTCTTTAACAAAAGCCGACCAGATCGTATTTTCTAAATATGAACCTTCCGTCGAAAGGATCGTTCAAAATATTCAAAATCAATTTTCCAAAGAAATCCTTCGTTTTATTTTGGAACCGGATAAACTTTTATCTCCTAATTTAGAATCTGATTCTCCTAAAATATTATCCGGTAAAAAAGTATATGCGTTTACTGGAATCGGAAATCCAGAAGTTTTTTTTTCGATGATCCGTAAGTTTCAACCGCTAAAGTTAGAAACGAGAACCTTTCGAGATCACTATTCTTATACGATAGAAGATGAAAACGTTTTCAACTCGATCGCAAAAAATTTCGACTTCCTAGTTTGTACTGAAAAAGATCTAGTTAAAATTTCTAATCCGCCAAAGAAATTAAGAATTCTTCTTTTAAAAAGTAAGTTAGATAAAGAAGAAAAATTAATCTCTTTTATACAAAAGAAAATCTCTTCAAAAATATTCTAA
- a CDS encoding ABC transporter ATP-binding protein, with the protein MTLGIVLSFLVSILNGASLTSLIPIFDSLGTGEKTNFEISLTKKDKILLQRLEEKEPFTSVESIELKLAQWKIQLNSSLKKMSHDELVLLFCFIVFPVYLLKLIFLAAAVYCINSAGYLAIRDLRLELYTKAQILPLNHFVQEKTGILMSRIINDVEVLGKLISSDLKDAITDFFYIVTHLLLLLYLSWKMFLAVFIIVPIVMGPVSAFADKIRRATRNQQERLSLLNGHLQEVISGIRVIRAFSMEKTEAKRFWEFNQDLSDKTFKGHFYHQVGPSLTELFSSIVAVIFLSFGAYLMEDGTFSRGMFMAFFLTLIFLMRPFKQMSMLSNSIQSAISAGDRVFELLDQETDIRNPANPKFLKKMETGLSFNNVTYMYPGAKNPAIQEINLEIPKGETIALVGASGAGKSTLVDLVPRLIDPQEGKVLIDGIDIRDLDLSNLRKKIGIVSQQVFLFNGSIRENICYGNQNVTEEQLRTACEQAFAMEFILSFEEGLDTIVGERGVMLSGGQRQRIAIARALLLNPEILILDEATSALDTESERLVQEALESLYKNRTVIIIAHRLSTVQIANRIFTMEDGKIVESGTHMELLQLDGKYKKLYDIQFSENA; encoded by the coding sequence TTGACTTTGGGAATCGTACTGTCCTTCCTCGTTTCGATTTTAAACGGAGCCTCTCTTACTTCTTTGATTCCTATCTTTGATTCTTTAGGAACAGGAGAAAAAACGAACTTCGAAATTTCTCTGACTAAAAAGGATAAAATACTTTTACAACGTTTAGAAGAAAAAGAACCTTTTACAAGTGTTGAATCCATTGAACTCAAACTCGCTCAGTGGAAGATACAACTCAACTCTTCTCTAAAGAAGATGAGCCACGACGAACTTGTTCTACTTTTTTGTTTTATCGTTTTCCCCGTTTATCTTTTAAAACTAATCTTTCTAGCCGCCGCGGTGTATTGTATCAACTCGGCGGGTTATCTAGCGATTCGAGATCTTAGATTGGAATTGTACACAAAAGCTCAGATTCTTCCTCTCAATCATTTCGTACAAGAAAAAACGGGAATTCTGATGAGTAGAATCATCAATGACGTAGAAGTTCTAGGAAAATTGATTAGCTCGGACTTGAAGGACGCGATCACTGATTTTTTTTATATCGTCACACATTTACTTCTTCTTCTTTATTTAAGTTGGAAGATGTTTCTTGCGGTTTTTATAATCGTTCCGATCGTGATGGGTCCGGTATCCGCGTTTGCCGACAAAATTCGCAGAGCAACACGCAATCAACAGGAACGTCTTTCTTTGTTAAACGGACATCTTCAGGAAGTAATCTCCGGAATCAGAGTGATCCGCGCCTTTTCCATGGAAAAAACGGAAGCAAAAAGATTCTGGGAATTTAACCAAGACCTTTCGGACAAAACCTTCAAAGGACATTTTTATCACCAGGTGGGTCCTTCGTTAACCGAGTTGTTTAGCTCGATTGTAGCCGTGATCTTTTTAAGTTTCGGCGCTTATTTAATGGAAGACGGAACATTCTCCCGTGGTATGTTTATGGCCTTCTTTTTAACGCTGATTTTTTTAATGCGACCTTTTAAACAGATGAGCATGCTCTCCAATTCGATCCAAAGCGCAATCTCGGCGGGGGATCGGGTGTTCGAGTTATTGGATCAGGAAACGGATATTAGAAATCCGGCAAATCCCAAGTTCCTTAAAAAAATGGAAACAGGATTATCATTTAACAACGTCACTTATATGTATCCCGGTGCCAAAAATCCTGCCATTCAAGAAATCAATTTAGAGATCCCCAAAGGAGAAACAATCGCATTGGTGGGAGCCTCCGGAGCTGGCAAATCCACGTTAGTTGATCTTGTGCCTAGATTGATAGATCCTCAGGAAGGTAAGGTTCTCATAGACGGAATTGATATTCGAGATCTAGATCTAAGTAATCTTAGAAAAAAAATCGGAATCGTATCTCAACAAGTCTTTTTGTTTAACGGAAGCATTCGAGAAAATATCTGCTACGGAAATCAAAACGTAACTGAAGAACAACTTCGAACCGCTTGCGAACAGGCTTTTGCGATGGAATTTATTTTATCATTCGAAGAGGGTCTAGACACGATCGTGGGCGAAAGAGGAGTCATGCTTTCCGGAGGTCAAAGACAAAGGATTGCGATCGCACGTGCCTTATTACTCAATCCTGAAATTTTGATTTTGGACGAAGCGACATCCGCACTTGACACAGAATCGGAAAGATTAGTACAAGAAGCCTTAGAGTCTCTTTATAAAAACAGAACCGTGATCATCATTGCGCATAGACTTTCTACGGTACAAATCGCAAACCGTATTTTTACGATGGAAGACGGAAAGATTGTAGAATCCGGAACTCATATGGAATTACTTCAACTGGACGGGAAATATAAAAAACTTTACGACATACAATTTTCGGAAAACGCATAA
- a CDS encoding ABC transporter substrate-binding protein: MDGFSLLNTYLTFFAGILVLSLLFSGCKSREEDPEELILSIPSDPISLDPLFSTDLSSRTLGKFLYPFLFQKVQNGKPNYQLVESFQLVGAGKIRSLRLKLRTYTLSNGEELKAEQVQESLDRLVNTPGPKKNQYSFIKEINVLSEKEIELKITGGLRQAVDLLSLPPAGIVCCKTADSKTLEPESFETLEKKNVLEIPKAGKYILREWKKNNYILLEKNPYVNENLPKKIRLRILASASTGVFLFSKGKMDLMRIPNFLLKNPHIQKEDLRFRKGGGIQYIAINANEPCFDLNFRKALNTSVDADLVIRKLLEGNADLTFGPVPSGTVGPSEIRKIVEENPEILSIQSHSQEKANEYLKKSSCYPKILEREIDFRMRGDEENNANGLALVSFLNKLGLKVKIHPMEKTTLYKENSEGKGDLTLLFWYADLPGAWNFIDPLFSGRDKGNGGNRAHYENRELENLLSKVRNSDSLNSETTQALRILLRENPWIFLWSPYEVFLISEKAKRYSNLEDYL; the protein is encoded by the coding sequence TTGGACGGGTTTAGTCTTTTGAATACTTATCTAACCTTTTTTGCAGGAATCCTCGTTTTGTCCCTTCTTTTTTCCGGTTGTAAATCTAGAGAGGAAGATCCTGAAGAATTAATTCTCTCCATTCCATCTGACCCGATCAGTTTGGATCCGCTTTTCTCTACCGATTTATCTTCTCGCACTCTCGGAAAATTTTTATATCCGTTTTTATTCCAAAAAGTGCAGAACGGTAAACCTAACTATCAACTTGTGGAATCGTTTCAATTGGTAGGCGCCGGAAAAATTCGTTCTCTTAGACTCAAGCTTAGAACATATACTTTGTCTAATGGAGAAGAATTAAAAGCGGAACAGGTTCAAGAATCTTTGGATCGTTTGGTGAATACTCCTGGTCCTAAAAAAAACCAATACTCTTTTATTAAAGAAATCAACGTTCTTTCGGAAAAAGAAATAGAACTAAAAATTACGGGTGGACTTAGGCAGGCGGTGGATTTACTTTCCTTGCCACCTGCCGGAATCGTTTGTTGCAAAACCGCAGATTCCAAAACATTGGAACCTGAATCGTTTGAAACATTAGAAAAAAAGAATGTATTAGAGATTCCTAAGGCCGGAAAATATATTCTGAGAGAATGGAAAAAAAATAATTATATACTTCTAGAAAAAAATCCTTATGTAAACGAAAACCTTCCCAAAAAGATCCGTTTGAGAATTTTGGCTTCCGCTTCCACGGGTGTGTTTCTTTTTTCCAAGGGAAAAATGGATCTGATGCGTATCCCTAACTTCTTATTAAAAAATCCTCATATTCAAAAAGAGGATCTTCGGTTTAGAAAAGGGGGAGGTATTCAATACATAGCGATCAATGCGAACGAACCTTGTTTCGATTTGAACTTTAGAAAAGCCTTAAATACTTCCGTAGATGCTGATCTCGTAATCCGAAAACTATTAGAAGGCAATGCGGATTTAACCTTCGGTCCGGTTCCTTCGGGGACTGTCGGACCATCTGAAATTCGAAAGATTGTAGAGGAAAATCCGGAAATTCTTTCGATCCAAAGTCATTCTCAAGAGAAAGCGAATGAATATCTGAAAAAATCTTCTTGTTATCCGAAAATTTTAGAAAGGGAAATCGATTTTAGAATGAGAGGAGACGAGGAGAATAACGCGAACGGTTTGGCTTTGGTTAGTTTTTTGAACAAACTAGGACTAAAGGTTAAAATTCATCCTATGGAAAAAACGACCCTTTATAAAGAAAATTCAGAAGGAAAAGGAGATCTAACGTTACTTTTTTGGTACGCAGATTTACCGGGAGCTTGGAACTTTATAGATCCCTTATTTTCCGGCAGAGACAAGGGAAACGGCGGAAACAGGGCGCACTATGAAAATCGGGAACTTGAAAATTTACTTTCCAAAGTTAGAAATTCCGATTCCTTGAACTCGGAAACGACCCAGGCTTTGAGGATACTTCTCAGAGAAAATCCTTGGATCTTTCTCTGGTCACCGTATGAGGTTTTTCTAATATCCGAAAAAGCAAAACGTTATTCTAATTTGGAGGATTATCTGTAG